A portion of the Babylonia areolata isolate BAREFJ2019XMU chromosome 16, ASM4173473v1, whole genome shotgun sequence genome contains these proteins:
- the LOC143291090 gene encoding uncharacterized protein LOC143291090, giving the protein MNGIEQEPVEKKDHSRPFFSRKAGEMGLYVDVDVAVCVDAHAYGSEHLMRVEMNDKLSEQLSARDLVKVKAELERRGVFRGVVLEEVRRGGILAVIFDSLEALQDLWKLHEGKQLSPLFQSMLVDKALIDSLGVRELTVRVRMWPDELEACREEMAKMAEEQKRVNIHTRPRDVAILQQVQQFQKDSSTKLREQLQDAVSEFDLSLSEFLLEIKQALPQSTTKLSTLKEFQNNMKVAMGAPANSSSRGMNHVRHYFSTLELMRTWLAQAEVHLCLPLLMVPERCETEKQRQLKAQMRSTCSEMQKLLKPTVSLKDVHFKEWEGKVLARERSLFMGLISLMPLGLDRVTDVDQALDEYINNFPAIS; this is encoded by the exons ATGAACGGAATAGAGCAAGAGCCGGTGGAAAAGAAAGACCACTCTCGGCCATTCTTCTCCCGTAAAGCAG GAGAGATGGGTCTctatgtggatgtggatgtggcggtgtgtgtggacGCGCATGCCTACGGCTCTGAGCATCTGATGCGCGTGGAGATGAACGACAAGCTGAGCGAGCAGCTGAGCGCGCGGGACCTCGTCAAGGTCAAGGCCGAGCTGGAGCGGCGGGGGGTCTTCAGAGGGGTCGTTCTGGAAGAGGTTCGGAGAG GTGGGATACTGGCCGTCATCTTCGACTCGTTGGAAGCACTCCAGGATTTGTGGAAACTTCACGAAGGGAAGCAACTCTCGCCGCTCTTCCAGTCCATGCTGGTGGACAAAGCTCTGATCGATTCTCTGGGCGTCCGGGAACTGaccgtgcgcgtgcgcatgtggcCGGATGAGCTGGAGGCATGCCGGGAAGAGATGGCGAAGATGGCGGAGGAGCAGAAACGCGTAAACATCCACACCAGAC CACGAGACGTGGCCATACTGCAGCAGGTGCAACAGTTCCAGAAGGATAGCAGCACGAAGCTCCGGGAACAGCTGCAGGACGCAGTGTCCGAGTTCGACCTCAGCCTGAGCGAGTTCCTGCTGGAGATCAAACAGGCGCTGCCCCAGAGCACCACCAAGCTCTCCACTCTCAAGGAGTTCCAGAACAACATGAAGGTGGCTATGGGGGCGCCCGCCAACTCCTCCTCCAGGGGCATGAACCACGTTCGCCACTACTTCTCCACGCTGGAGCTCATGCGCACCTGGCTGGCGCAGGCGGAAGTCCACCTCTGCCTTCCGCTCTTGATGGTCCCGGAGCGTTGCGAGACGGAGAAGCAGCGGCAGCTGAAGGCGCAGATGAGGAGCACGTGCTCGGAGATGCAGAAGCTTCTGAAGCCCACGGTAAGCCTGAAGGATGTGCACTTCAAGGAGTGGGAAGGCAAGGTGCTGGCCCGGGAGAGGTCTCTCTTCATGGGGCTCATCAGCCTGATGCCTCTGGGGCTGGACAGGGTGACGGACGTGGACCAGGCCCTGGACGAGTACATCAACAACTTCCCGGCCATCTCCTAG